The Oscillatoria acuminata PCC 6304 genomic interval AGAATTAAGGAAGTTCACCCTCAATTAACTCCCGGACATATTACGAGGGATCTAACTACAAAGCGGCTTATGAACGGAGCAGAGGGAACTAAAATTATTGAAGTAAGTTTCCGCAATCGTAATCCAGAATTGGTTAAGTTTATTTTAGAAAAAGTGGCAGAAGGTTATTTAAAGTACAGCTTAGAAGAGCGCCAGACTACGATTCGCCAAGGAATGAATTATATTAAAGATCAGATTCCGATTCAACAGGCAGACGTTGACAGACTTCAAGGAGACTTGGAAAGTCTGCGGCAGAGCTATAATCTTATAAATCCGGTTGTAGAAGGGGGGTATCTTTCTGTACAAGCCCAGCGGATTGGACCCCAGCTCATAGAAATTCAATCTCTACTGGCAGAACGGCAATCCCAATACGCTACTTTACAAAATCTCTTTGAGAGAGGAAATTATGTTTCTCTTCTGAGTAAAGAAGCTGCTACTTACACCTTTTTAATTAGAGATATCAGTATTATAGATACAGAAATTTCAGCTAAGTTAACTAAATATCGAGAAGAAAGCGACACGATCCAAGAGCTAAGACAGCAAGAACAGGAACTGAATTTACGGGCTCGTCGAGAAGCTTTAACTATTTTGGAAAAAGTGGCGAGCGAGGTTCAGGGAATACAGGAGCGTAAGGAACTTGTATTGCAAGATCAAATGCGTTACGAACAACGCCTGAGACAATATCCAACAATGGCGCGACAGTACACTGATTTAGAACAGCAATTACAAGTGGCGACTGATTCTCTCAATAGCTTGTTAACTAAGCGGAATAATTTGCAGGTGGATGCAGCTCAACAGGAAATACCTTGGCAGCTTATTGCTCCTCCAGGCACTCCTTCTACTTCTACAACTCCCAGAAAAACTTATATTTTACTGGCAATTGTTGGCCTCGTGTTGGGTTTAATAGCTGCATTTTTTGCAGAAATTATTAATAATGTATTCCATGACGCTGATGATATAGAAGAAGAAACTAGGCTGCCCATTCTAGGAATGATTCCTATTTCCAAAGAACTCAAAAAAGGCGCACACAAACGTAAAACTATTGATCCTATACCTTTAGTTGGAACAGGTCAACGAAAAGGCTTGAATTTGATGGGAGAGTCTCAGTATCGAGAAAGTTCCTATATCAGTTCTCCTTTGTTAGAATCTTTCCGCTCTCTCTATACCAATATCCGCTTATTGAGTATTCACAAACCGATTCACTCTTTAGTTATTGGCGGCGCTATACCTAACGTTGGAAAGTCTACAATTGCAATACATTTAGCAAGAACAGCAGCTACAATTGGTCAACGAATCTTAATCGTTGATGCAGATCTGCGTTCTCCTAAGATTCATACAAAGCTGGACGTACCGAACCTACGGGGACTCAGTGATGCTATTTCCACCGATATCAGTCTAAATGAGGTGATTCAACGCTTGCCTAATGAAGACAACCTGTTTGTCTTAACGGCAGGTTCCTTGCCCTCTGATCCCATTAAATTGTTATCTTCCAAAAAAATGCATTCTCTTATGGAGCAATTTCAAGACTTTTTCGATTTAGTCATTTACGATACTCCGCCTCTTCTGGGACTTGCTGATGGTAGTATTCTAGCCGCGCAAACGGATGGATTTGTGATGGTGGTTAAAATTGATAAAACCGAGCGTTCGGTGGTTGTGAA includes:
- a CDS encoding GumC family protein produces the protein MDNNPDFMTRENTGQKIRREGDILDYKLTPEKSDEEKIIKELGKLVAAGKRRAFLIVIVAIAFTGFNAWRISKRPPVYEGKFQILVEPVTLSENKLLRVVTQTLGDTTFGTNEGLDYESQIRVLQSPKIILPIVERIKEVHPQLTPGHITRDLTTKRLMNGAEGTKIIEVSFRNRNPELVKFILEKVAEGYLKYSLEERQTTIRQGMNYIKDQIPIQQADVDRLQGDLESLRQSYNLINPVVEGGYLSVQAQRIGPQLIEIQSLLAERQSQYATLQNLFERGNYVSLLSKEAATYTFLIRDISIIDTEISAKLTKYREESDTIQELRQQEQELNLRARREALTILEKVASEVQGIQERKELVLQDQMRYEQRLRQYPTMARQYTDLEQQLQVATDSLNSLLTKRNNLQVDAAQQEIPWQLIAPPGTPSTSTTPRKTYILLAIVGLVLGLIAAFFAEIINNVFHDADDIEEETRLPILGMIPISKELKKGAHKRKTIDPIPLVGTGQRKGLNLMGESQYRESSYISSPLLESFRSLYTNIRLLSIHKPIHSLVIGGAIPNVGKSTIAIHLARTAATIGQRILIVDADLRSPKIHTKLDVPNLRGLSDAISTDISLNEVIQRLPNEDNLFVLTAGSLPSDPIKLLSSKKMHSLMEQFQDFFDLVIYDTPPLLGLADGSILAAQTDGFVMVVKIDKTERSVVVKALDGLKISGASVLGIVANGSQR